One window of the Pyrus communis chromosome 17, drPyrComm1.1, whole genome shotgun sequence genome contains the following:
- the LOC137722582 gene encoding TATA box-binding protein-associated factor RNA polymerase I subunit B, with amino-acid sequence MSDKWICENCGTVGLVEGNDGFFYCTNCSTRAEDYQDTGVADEDFYDKDGDARGGLYSNRHVRRGVSSAVKPEPLSQPLDNISPFYNPFSQTKTEDHNAVDAKGPTGPTDFGLDGIIELSVEDYYTQIRLRYVMGLQRLIELQCEALVRKFKVNPTICGLSATIWLRFLAGTRLFDDDWADSEMCRGRQGDTLEGFKPRANYRAEPHTKYGQRAVMVWFRSLRNTIPLSYTLAVSFLACHLSREAVLPTDIVKWSLEGNLPYFSAFLQIEKELGGPSRACPISSSLMFRPTESVPVQKLESLAATISESIGLHLPPVNFYAIALRYLGKLSLPVEKILPHACRIYEWSMPPDLWLSTNEFRLPTRAFVMSIVIVAVRILYNIHGFGEWEKCLSRKHALSSTSNQKGDLDTISSSKMRSGSEEDSGSPSRSLDDLGTDIGRNSSNAQSSELDAAELLSSLEARYNEIADSYEYCKDLPTYLQFCKDVVFAGSKSSLNDEKEEELIESLWEFYQSGKDSETAAGKGLFGDRDVVQKRLRDSDECASDGTPFSGDHQGNKTGDHSCASSQDSQCSGANDTETLKEEAIRRMKLDMEEKRFCYIPPRVNLKRFDYLHYVRKKDEGAYTYVAHADYYILLRACARVAQVEIRCMHIAVLSIERRLAWLEKRINHCLHLTPPVVSCEYCTEMFPDAENNIGESID; translated from the exons ATGTCGGATAAGTGGATTTGCGAAAATTGTGGCACTGTGGGGCTGGTTGAAGGCAATGATGGCTTCTTTTACTGCACCAACTGCAGCACACGGGCTGAGGACTACCAGGACACGGGAGTCGCAGATGAGGACTTTTACGATAAGGATGGTGATGCACGTGGAGGCCTCTACTCTAATCGTCATGTCCGCCGTGGCGTTAGCTCTGCCGTCAAACCTGAGCCTCTTTCCCAACCCTTAGACAACATCTCACCTTTTTATAACCCTTTTAGTCAAACCAAAACAGAGGATCACAATGCTGTGGATGCCAAGGGACCCACGGGTCCCACAGATTTCGGACTGGATGGAATCATAGAGTTGAGTGTGGAGGACTATTATACACAGATTAGACTTAGGTATGTGATGGGACTGCAGCGGCTGATTGAGCTCCAATGCGAGGCTTTGGTAAGGAAGTTTAAGGTAAACCCTACGATTTGTGGGTTGTCTGCGACCATTTGGCTACGCTTCCTGGCAGGGACTCGGCTTTTCGATGATGATTGGGCTGACTCTGAGATGTGCCGAGGCCGACAAG GAGACACGTTAGAAGGTTTTAAGCCGCGTGCTAATTACAGAGCAGAACCGCACACAAAGTATGGTCAGCGAGCAGTAATGGTATGGTTTAGGTCGTTGAGAAACACTATACCATTATCTTATACTTTAGCTGTTTCCTTTCTGGCTTGTCATCTTTCCAGGGAAGCAGTCCTACCAACAGATATAGTAAAATGGTCATTAGAAGGAAACCTCCCATATTTTTCTGCATTTCttcaaattgaaaaagaattaGGAGGGCCTTCACGCGCATGTCCAATAAGTTCAAGCTTAATGTTTAGGCCTACTGAATCTGTGCCAGTGCAGAAGTTGGAATCACTGGCAGCAACCATTTCTGAGTCCATAGGCTTGCACTTACCTCCAGTCAATTTTTATGCTATAGCTTTACGCTATCTAGGTAAGTTATCTCTTCCAGTTGAAAAGATCCTCCCTCATGCGTGCCGCATTTATGAGTGGTCAATGCCTCCAGATTTGTGGTTATCAACAAATGAGTTTAGGCTTCCTACTCGTGCTTTTGTAATGTCAATAGTGATTGTAGCAGTGAGAATTCTGTACAATATTCATGGTTTTGGAGAATGGGAAAAATGTTTGTCCCGTAAACATGCTTTGTCTTCCACATCAAACCAAAAAGGAGATCTTGATACCATATCCAGCTCCAAAATGAGGTCTGGCTCAGAAGAGGATTCAGGTTCTCCGTCCCGCAGTCTGGACGATTTGGGTACAGATATTGGTAGAAACTCATCAAATGCTCAGAGCTCTGAATTGGATGCTGCAGAACTTCTGTCCAGCCTTGAAGCTCGATATAATGAAATTGCAGATTCTTATG AATATTGCAAGGACTTGCCAACGTATCTTCAGTTCTGCAAGGATGTAGTCTTTGCTGGATCAAAATCATCGTTGAATgatgaaaaggaagaagagCTAATTGAATCATTATGGGAATTTTATCAGAGTGGAAAG GATTCTGAAACAGCAGCCGGAAAAGGATTGTTTGGTGATAGAGATGTTGTACAGAAAAGGTTGAGGGACAGTGACGAATGCGCAAGTGATGGCACTCCCTTCTCAGGCGACCATCAAGGGAACAAAACTGGCGATCATTCCTGTGCCAGTTCACAAGATAGTCAGTGCTCAGGAGCTAACGACACAGAAACTCTCAAAGAGGAAGCCATTCGTCGAATGAAATTAGACATGGAGGAGAAGAGGTTTTGCTATATTCCCCCGAGGGTGAACCTCAAAAGATTTGATTACCTTCACTATGTCCGGAAGAAGGATGAAGGTGCGTATACTTACGTTGCACATGCAGATTATTACATCTTGCTTCGTGCTTGTGCTAGAGTTGCCCAGGTTGAAATTCGGTGTATGCACATCGCGGTGTTGAGCATCGAGAGGAGGCTGGCATGGTTGGAAAAGAGAATCAATCACTGCTTGCATTTGACCCCTCCGGTTGTATCATGCGAGTATTGCACTGAAATGTTTCCAGATGCGGAAAATAATATTGGGGAGTCGATTGATTAA